ctcacacgcacttttaatggccgcgtgccggtcagagactatcaccagaggcttgtcatgagatatacaactagccaattttgtgaaaaaccattcccaagaaggttcatcttcagcatccacgatcccaaaagccaatgggaatatctgaaaattgccatcttgtgcggctgcaactaacataacacctccatactttccacttaggtgagttccatccaccacaatgacccttctctgatacttaaaacctttgatagaagctccaaaagagagaaatagatacttaaatcttttctcagaatcaagttctatagccgtgatagaatcaggatttgcaatggagatttgctcgagatatgaaggcagacgcgaatacccttcttctgctgatcctctcaccaatttctgtgcatataacagtgctctgtatgaagtggtgtaatcaagcgtcatgccaaacatgttcttcattgcatcagtgatatgctgtggagttatcccatcaatgatcccaacacgatcaatgaaaagactaccaacatactttggagtacagtgtctccgctgagcgattcggtctccaattgagcataaatgtttttccacatactttgttacccaaaacgtgtttgacccatgtttcacactcgctctgatcttccatccacaaccgctaacccgacatattgccacaaggagagtttttgttgatttgtatattctgaaagaaaacctacccctcactgctgtcaaccgcagctctgaaagcagtgcatccttgctaacaaaactctggttgacatagatgctggtacaatccgattttcctccttcaatagcatttgtcttagcatatgtcttttcaatttcttcaaaacaaatattatcatcatcttcctcgtcctcatctagaacctttccataaagactgtaatccccaccattctgatccgtttcaccagcaatagtgttatcagcatcctcctccccattttcctcctccccattttcctcctccccatcttgattttcatcttcaacagactcattatcaccaacatcttcaaaacattcatcagcctcatcattatcaccaacatcttcttcccattcaccagcttcatcattatcaccaacatcttcttcccattcaccagcttcttctcttttctctgaaaccgtttccaccttgctgcggcttgatacacaaagacatactctatgcgttttgagtatctcgagcaagtttcgaacttgtctatcacttgtaacatgaatgggaggactgcttggagtcatcatcatttctgctggtaatgagtagctaatctccacagtcactgatctcatgtccaggttataatcttcttgagccattgcaacaagttcagcatgtgttgaatcttcattcaataaaaacaatcttgctcctttgagatcatcaaccacaaaatcccaacggaaatctctcaacaaccattctccatacactgcatgtaacttaaaaatcatctgcaaatattcaaaataaaacacattagtaaacatagagaaaatgaagaagttcaacaaacattatcgcagacgacttagatttaagtcgtccagaagacttaaaggtaagtcgtctaaagaggtcacttttgcaattgaaaattaaaagggacgacttaattctaagtcgtccggctttgtttgttaaaaaaaaaatttcagacgacttatatataagtcgtctacgaaaaacgggctagttttgcatttgaccgaatcgtgtcagatctttgactatttctggacgacttataaatcagtcgtctctggaaagtaaaaatttcaatattttattcaaactagacgacttacacgtaagtcgtcccaggttagttttgtaattgaaaaataaaacttgaaatttaactttctccacacgacttaactaaaagtcgtccagctagacgacttaatttaaggtcgtccgggataagcaaggtttggacgacttaattgggaaaaattctggacgactttgctttccccggacgactttaaattaagtcttctgacgggacgactttatattatgttgtctggtaaaaattaaattatgaagttttatttttcaactacaaaactaacctaagacgacttacacgtaagtcgtctagtttaataaaatattgaaattttaactttccgagagacgactgaattataagtcgtccagaaatagtcaaagatctgacacaattcggtcaaatgcaaaactagcctgtttctcgtagacgacttatatataagtcgtctggactgttttttttcaccaaacaaagctggacgacttagtttaagtcgtccgtttgaccagaagactcatcagtaagtcttctacatacagatgacttacttgtaagtcttctacgcgaacagattttgaaaaaaattcaaattcgtaccttaaactaggtgagatgactttgtttgcacacagggtcttctccaaccacccagaacctcaaacgaaagcaaccgtaagtcaaaacgaaagaaatatggctccaaacaattttgaatcaaaagcttcagttttttggatgaatatggagagaaagtgaaagaaatgttgtttttagttcataacaattgaaacagagagagtgtaaagagatttacgtgcattaaagggcattaaaagctccaaacagttcgtacaaggttgttcccactattcatggcagtggcaatattgtaaatacttgaagaaaatgaggttgagacagtaaagaagccattttcgaaaaaaaaaaaaaaaagggttaatggcattttcgtagataaaatgcagatgtggggttaaaaactcaaaagaaaaatgagtcaaaagaaaaggttagttttctgtttgaattcaagttttgagtcacttttgcaataagcccatcttttttttgatgaaacatGTCAAAGAAATaacatgaattatttttttcctattttgtcttttcttaaaataattgtaCGTATTTTGGGTGCTATTATGTATTTTTACTTTCTAACTATTACATTTTGAAACTTTTGTTATGATTACCTATTAATTCTTGATTGTGGTTTTGCATCAATGTTTTGTAAGTTCAGTtaaattattgatttaaaaagtaaaaaaaaatgtcaggtTCActattttggtaaaaatatttttgatgaaacATGTCAAAGAAATAGCATGAATTATTTTtcctattatatattttcttaaacaaattGCATGTATATTGGGTGTATAATGTATTTTTACTAAACTTTCTTTTATTTGGTTCGTATTGTTATATTTTCCCctgaatattaattatatacatgTTTTGATAGGTATGAATTTTTGTTATGATTTTCCATTAGTTTCAATATCTCTAAGTTTAAATTTGGTGACCAAAAATggaataaattttgtttaaatttatttatttatttattttttgatatttttgttggCCTTGAGTTTGATGAAATCTAAAAAGTACTATTACAAacaaattttcttcttttactttTGAAGTTCTCAATGTATTATtggattatattatatattttagtttatttgttatttgttgattagttttttttatcaaactaaCATTATAgctaaacaaaattaaacaaaatttaataataaaaggTAACTAAAACTAAGTATAGAATAGAACAATTTGCTAATCTAGGACAAACATGTTAATATAAAGAATGAATGTGACCACAAGAATGATACTATATAGATTAAAAGGTTAAATTTTGGATTTCCGGTCTTgcatttttcttctcttctctcactccgtttttatttataaaactctTAATCCGAGTTTTGTTTCGATCAAACTTGGTTGTCTCTCTCATTAGTCTACTGCGATGAGTTCCTACGTAGAATCATCGACGATTTCCGGTGATCCTAAGTCGAGTAAAGCAAAAGGCGACGATGCGGACTCCTTCGGTGTTTCTTCCGGCCTCACCATCGACGATCCCAACTCGGAGAAAGCAAAAGGTGAACAACGAAGCCGTTTGTGCTAGCGCCTagcagtgaagaagaaacttagATGAGGTTCAAGAGCAAAAGCAGGGATAAAAGCTATGGAGTTGTGTTCATTTTGGGAAGGACAAGTTGGAGATGTCGAGATCGACCAGAAAGTCCTTAGCTCTCCTGAAGTTGGTACGTACGTTCCTtcaatctttgtttttttctttttgttgaaaaatCATATTACTTATTATgggataataataataataatatataaacaggAATTGGATCGTATGTGGAAGTAGCGTTCTACCATAAAGAACTCTGTTAGTTAGTGATGCTGTGATCTTCGTCCCGAGGAAGCCCCCCTCGAGTATCAGCAGCGAATCATTGCTGGCTTCTGCTAAGAACGAACTAGCTGTGAAGATACTTAGCAAAGGCAAACAATTAATGACCCTGTTGTTGATACCCCAAAAACCCGCCAAAAAGATTCTCAATGTGTTAAACTTAATAACTGTGCAGGATGGGAGAGAATGGTACTGCAAATCCTGTTTCTCGGTCCTTCGAATCTCTTGGAACCAAACGCGAGCTTTGCACAGATGTCACAGAATCTGATCGTTTCTCCCATTGTCAAGACTCTGGTCTTTAGCAAATTCCCTGAGAAGGTGAGGGACTGGATCGATGAGATAGCGAGTGACTGGAGGTTCAAGAGGATAATACCAGCTCATTTCGAGGCTCCGGTACACAAACCGTCCTTCACTCTCTGTTCTCTTCACCTTGATGATGGGTAAAGCAGCTAGCTATTTTCCTCCGGATGATATGAGAACTCTCTCTTCTCTTGATCAGTTCTTAGTCTCTGTTGGTGCTGTTAAAAAGACCGTCTCTGGTAGAAAACGTTGATgatggaacaaaaaaaaacagtattttAAGAATATAGAAACAATTCGGTCTTGTAATTTACTTGTATCCCTGAGTAGTCAACAAGTTCTGAATAGTTACTTGCAACAAAGCTAGAAAAGAGATCtgattttatacttttataattaaagAAACGTTCAACACATTTTTTGATCCTGTATCAGTAAACAATCTAAAACCAAACAACAAATCTGTCACTCTCTCTTACATGATTGAACATACACATTTGTTCATCTTGGGATCACCATCTTTAGGCTTCTTTTCTGTtccaaacatatataaaagaaacaaatgtCAAGTCGAGAacatagtttttttgtttttttggctaaaaaaagggttaaacccgggtcaataatgacacaagcctaacccccgggtggaggtacagcctacggatagaccctctcctgggtattcaaatgagtcgaaagcaataactcatatccgtgtggccggtggggtttgaacccgggTTCGCCTTATTGGGTTTTGAAAAGCTTTTAAGTAGAGGCtgtgttttattttaaacagaGGTTCGATGATGACATGCATTGTGGTAACAGCGTCTACTAAAGTAGAGACAGGGCTTCGGTAGTCTTTAACCGTCTTCCTGTTCTCCAAAACTTTCCCTGCGCTTATCAACTTGACCTCTTTCACTGTCCTCGGTCCATTTTCCTTCTCTAGCTCGAATCAAGCACAGGCAGAACAAATGACAAGTAGGGTTGATCTGTAACAAAGAGTTGGTTGAGCACAACATTGCTATTTATGACAGTGATCCTTTTCTAGCTATTCAAGACTCGAGAGGGCATGATGTCTCATATTAATCAAACTAGAAGCATTGATCCAAGAAACATTCAAGCCTTTACAAAATCTCAAAAGACAATAAGAACTGACCGACCTCTTGGCCACTGAGATATGACAGTCTCCTTCAAGGCAGCAACAGTGGTAGCATCGGGAATGATTTAGGACCGATATCAGAACCGTTGTATAAGCGAAACTTGATCTCTCGCCTCACTGTGCATCGAacgaaaaattataaatagcaGGATGTTCAGTGTTTTATATCAGCTAATACTTGGTAGAGTTGGTTAAATCAAACCGGCTAAGCTGTACTCATGTATGGCTTATCAGGCCAAAAGACAGCAAGCAATAAGTACCACATGATGGTGCTATGTCACCTCCTATGGTCTGATCCTGAAGATATTGTTGATGGTTGGGGATTGAGTTCTCGGGGTGTTAGATTCCTTTTTGACGGCAGTGTGTCACGTCTTTTAACCATACAAAACACTATATACTACATGGATCAAGCCCACAACATAGACAACACCAGAACATGTTAGTATCACATTTTATTGTGCTTCTCTGCCCACTTCATACTCTGCTTGTGGATATCTATCTAGATGGTTGTTTAAAGGCTATGTATTGAAAGAGACAATTATGTGAACATAACGATCTAAGAGCAGCCTCCAGTAAAGGTGAAGAAGTCGGGGATGAATGCTTATATGATTAACTTGCTACCCAGGTATGTTGCCACATTCGCAATTTGACTGTAACAGCTTAAAGATCACATTTACTTTCATACAGGcatgtctaatatatttttgtagtCAGGTCACAAATACCCTTCATATGTCAATGTGCCTTCATGGTCGCActaatttcctttttaagttTCTACTTTCAGACTCCTAGCTTCTCCCATGTGATATACtaaggggatgtattcaatttaacatttgatgtgatttgatttttaatggagttttagatgattttaataagttgcagatatttaggtgatttttgttaaactactctagaatatcacctaaaataatgggatttgagttttattttttttaactaagaaactccacccaaacactctaaaatcacctcaaaactttaaaatcccacaacttaaaatattttcaataacagtggatttcagagtactttacgaaatgtcaagttcaataacagtggattttaaataagtttttaaattcatgtttgaataacagtggatttgtcattatAATACAAATCACTTGAAACTCTTAGTTGAATACACTCCCCTATAGAGTATAATTTAGTATCAGAGTTCTTAAACAATGTTATTTCAAGCAAGTGTATGTTTCGTTTCTTAGATGCATGAACGATGATTAAGCATGATTAGTCATCAAACTGAAAAGATGAAAAGACaaattggcaaaaaaaaaaaaactgactgTATGAGTACATCAAAACTGATTTTTTTCCACTGtcataaaaaacatataaacagaatttaataaatacttttaaCGACGTCCACTGAAgtaccaaaatataatataaatgaatacaaggaaacaaatatatttttgaaacataatATCATTTTTTGAGTAACAAATATCACTCTaaattgaataaatatttatattcaaaacaaaatttaaattcgaaaaCTCCACAATACAGATAATTATATAGACACGATAATAAACAACTAAGTGTTATGCCCGCATATGCAGGCtcaatcattttataaataattatcaaaatatgcattatatatttaaagactaccatactaattaatttttaagttttaaccattttaattttctatgattatttttctgtttcattatatttttaaaacaccactagaatcTAGAAGATTAAACTACATATCAAACATACAATTAAGTAAACTAAAAAGACTAAGAAATCaaagtttcattttttaaacTCTCATTACATTTGTAAATTACCTTTCTAAACTATAATTACGCATGAAactactaaaataaattttgaaaacacagtaaatgctttttaaaaaaattagaaaaatacaattttacactaatttagaaaaaaaaataataagaaaagaaagttgaaatactaataatattttttaatttattcgaTAGATATATAATGATTTCCAACATAATATATCTAACAAACCATTAAAATCATTATGTATTTCCcttcttatttttaatttttattataattaactaatttatttatttatgatcaactagataataaataaatataattattctttAAGAATAACAACAACGTAAGTCAttctgatttttaatataaaatcttgaatacaaaaaaaaaacacttggaaaataataatatagataaatagAGAACATGCAAAAAAAGTTCTTAGCTGTTATATCAGttagatattaattttagtCCAAAACACACATTCAAAATAgaaacaacaaatatatattagtaaaatatatagtaaaaacaaTATAGATTGGCTGTCCTATGTCATATGTTTACAGTTTTTaataaagataaataataatacagACTATTCAAACTAATAacttagataaaaataattaaaaatatgataataatcaaaattaataattaaaattattgagaacatgataaatatataaaagtatcaAGTAATGAAGAACATGATAAATaagtaaaactataaaaatttgGAGGACGTGACAcataagaaattttttttttcaaataatagtgtaaataacatattaaaaacacaaataatagTGAAAAGAACACTGTaaataactttattttaaatcataaaataagcTGCTtaaataaacacaaaatttGTTATTCGCTGGAACTAatcaaacaatattttttttttgtaatcaaacAATGCTGTAGTTTTATATATGTTACAAAGTATATAATAGGAtaatccgcgcgtagcgcggacaaaGATCTAGTTTTTATAATAGTTAATGAGATtagattatatgattttttggtttataatatAACTTCttccttatatttttttttttttatcaacactTCTTCCTTATattttactctctttttttggtttttggattTGTATAGAATATATGCACAGTGCCGGCTTTGACTCCGGGGGTGGTGGCTTCCTCAGCCACGCGTCGCCGGCTTTGACTCCGGGGGGTGGTGGCTTCCTCAGTCACGCGTCGCCGGCTTTAGATTTGTCGAACCCTCTTTGGAGGGTGTGGTTCTCTTCTCCGTCCTTCCGAGTTAGTGAGTTGTGGTGTTGTCGGATGAGATTTCGTAAATCTCGATTGATGTTATCTGACGATAAAGCGACGGCGAGGAAGACGGTGGTCTGGTTTAGTGTTTGGTGGCTTGAGGCTCGCGTGAGATCCCGACTTTGTTCGACGGATTCTCTCCATATATAGTAAGGAGCCTAGCCGGGGATGATATATGCGAGGAGTCCGGTATGGTTTACCGGAGAAACGCCGGTGGTGGGTATCGGCGGTGGAAGACGATGGGAGTTGATGACACGTGTCTCCTCGCTGTTGAGGTTTGCACACGTGTTTTTGCGTGTCGGGAGTGACTCGGTGCGTCGGTGGGTCGGCTTTATCCATTTGGGCCTTGCCCTTTTTGTTAATCAGGTTTTGGTCTTGTATGGGCCTTTGTACTTTTCCGGACTTGGTCCAGTCGGGCCTTGTCctttctaataaaataatagatggcaaaaaaagaaaagaatatatgCACAGTTTTCTCTAACTTATCccgataaaaatttaaaaactttatttttttatcttctctTTGGTGGTTCTGTATTAAATTGTCTTCCCCGATATTCATCAAAAGAAATCTCTTGAAGCTACCCCTAAATCTATTTAAGGCTGGGAAAAAAATCCAAATCGAAAGAACCGAAGGGAACCCGATCTaaacggattcaaaattttggtatttagagaactgaaaccgaacCTGACACGAATTGAAGTATTTTGGGTATCCAAATCTAttcgaaataaatttatatacctaaatatattaattattttatatttcatatatattaaaacatacaaaatatataagctactttaagttgtccaaaatacttgaaaatatatatacaaataaattaaagtaaatgtataaaatagctaaaatatagtcaaaataccaaaaatacttcaaatatgaattgattttttatccaaatagtcaaaccaaacaaatttatatgtcaagtttaagtattttgacatgtgtaatttaaatttatatgtaaaatattatcttGTTTATATAGTTATCTGAAACAGAACCgaatccgcaaagatccaaacgaacccaaatttaatttataataccCGACtaggctgaaatctttgacccaaAAACTCGAAATCCAAATAGACCTGAACCTTACCCGATTGAGTACCTGAACATCCACCCTTAACTCTATCACCAAAGTCAATCGATTTTAAGATTATAttctttagtttttgtttattttaaaccATCATATAAAACAATCAGGGTTATATCAAACCTAAAAAATCGGTCCGATATCTTTCTCATTTTGATAGATCTCTCACCTCTAATcttatattagatatatttcCTTGTATCCATTACTTTAATGTCCTGAATTTTATCTACCGTTGGAAATTGtcacttaaattttaaaatgttcaACAAAACATGTGAGCAATGTAAAAGCattataaataaagtaaaattctCTCAAAAATACTTaagttttgtcacaaaatagctttcaaggagaaaatgatcaaaatgtttcactctaaaaatataaatataaatatttttttaaacaaaaaataaaaaataatattttttagtttcgatttatatgttttcaaattcgaacatttttattgagtttttttcaaaacttttctttcaaatttaatattttcaaatatttgttttgacatttgaaaatgtttttctgaaaatattttaaaaactcctATTGAACTTTCAAAAATCCAGGAACCGGCGATCCAATGAACCGGTCGAATCCCGCATCGTAgatataaaccaaaattttgttaatgaaacaattaattaatttttatttttaaaagtagaaataggatttattaaaaattaataaagtttattttctcgtttttttcttttgacgtTTCTACAACTCATAAATTACGAttcacaaaatttaatatttacgtTAAGATGTTGTTTTTGTCTGCTTCTCAccttgtttaaattttatttcataatcaCTTGTTTTGATGACTTTAGTAAACATTTATGTTTCTGAAATTTGTATTTCAGATTTTAACT
The Raphanus sativus cultivar WK10039 chromosome 1, ASM80110v3, whole genome shotgun sequence DNA segment above includes these coding regions:
- the LOC130496642 gene encoding uncharacterized protein LOC130496642, which translates into the protein MIFKLHAVYGEWLLRDFRWDFVVDDLKGARLFLLNEDSTHAELVAMAQEDYNLDMRSVTVEISYSLPAEMMMTPSSPPIHVTSDRQVRNLLEILKTHRVCLCVSSRSKVETVSEKREEAGEWEEDVGDNDEAGEWEEDVGDNDEADECFEDVGDNESVEDENQDGEEENGEEENGEEDADNTIAGETDQNGGDYSLYGKVLDEDEEDDDNICFEEIEKTYAKTNAIEGGKSDCTSIYVNQSFVSKDALLSELRLTAVRGRFSFRIYKSTKTLLVAICRVSGCGWKIRASVKHGSNTFWVTKYVEKHLCSIGDRIAQRRHCTPKYVGSLFIDRVGIIDGITPQHITDAMKNMFGMTLDYTTSYRALLYAQKLVRGSAEEGYSRLPSYLEQISIANPDSITAIELDSEKRFKYLFLSFGASIKGFKYQRRVIVVDGTHLSGKYGGVMLVAAAQDGNFQIFPLAFGIVDAEDEPSWEWFFTKLASCISHDKPLVIVSDRHAAIKSACEKVFPWATRGICYYHLQDNIVKKFKGKHLMYLVKGAAYAHTVHDFNRYMAEIRSANPELATYLEKADAKLWSRVYCKGNRFNIKTSNIAESINSALKRARGFPIPFLLEFIRQKLGKWYWKRRQDALSLPTVHSRGVEYLLAVRSEIADTMTVEPIDGWRFFVKGGKMDCAVDLEHVKCGCGVYGVEKIPCSHAIAAGTHAGVHIDTLVCPLYSKNHLYAGYSENIYPIVSQHIEERECFPPNVKRGPGRQKKSRWQSWLELSRMRGHKPRKKHRARRCSNCKETGHTKPQCTQPVD